A part of Halobacillus shinanisalinarum genomic DNA contains:
- a CDS encoding phospho-sugar mutase: protein MNWTQEYKRWQTFASLDDKLRTQLDQLQDDEQSLEDAYYKNLEFGTGGMRGKLGPGTNRMNIYTIRRAANGLATYVAEQNGHEKGVAIAYDSRYMSKEFAVETARVLGNHGIQSYVFSSLRPTPELSFAVRYLGAAGGVVITASHNPPEYNGFKVYNEDGGQMPPEEAGTVIDFVNQVENELTVEVAEQTELEAAGLLKWMDEEVDQAYLDHLKTVSVNANVTESAGDFSVVFTPLHGTAKMLVEKGLKQIGLIQVHTVAKQAEPDPEFSTVASPNPEEHQAFEMAIEKGKQLNADVLIATDPDADRLGIAVPDDDGEYQVLTGNQTGALMLDYLLSQSPSLPDNGIMIKTIVTSEFGRVIANHYGVSSLDTLTGFKFIGEKIKEYEETGQHTFLFGYEESYGYLVKDFARDKDAVQAAVLSAEVAAYWKSKGKTLLQALDELYEKHGYFLEDLQSLKMEGKSGSEQIQSIMDDFRANPLKEAGGLKVEAVEDYTTSERMKADGKVETMELPKANVLKFILEDDCWFCLRPSGTEPKIKFYYGVKTDSREASNELLQAVKTSVNEQIQQNI from the coding sequence ATGAATTGGACTCAGGAATATAAACGCTGGCAAACTTTCGCGTCCCTCGATGATAAGCTTCGTACTCAGCTGGATCAGCTGCAAGACGATGAACAGTCACTCGAAGATGCCTACTATAAAAACCTTGAATTTGGCACAGGCGGGATGCGTGGCAAGCTGGGACCAGGTACAAATCGGATGAACATTTACACAATCCGTCGTGCTGCTAACGGATTGGCTACCTATGTAGCAGAGCAGAACGGTCATGAAAAGGGGGTAGCTATTGCTTACGATTCCAGGTATATGTCAAAGGAGTTTGCTGTTGAAACCGCACGCGTTCTTGGCAACCATGGTATACAATCGTACGTTTTTTCTTCGCTGAGACCTACCCCGGAGCTTTCCTTTGCTGTTCGGTATTTAGGAGCAGCAGGTGGGGTCGTGATTACCGCTAGTCATAACCCGCCGGAATATAACGGTTTTAAAGTGTACAACGAAGACGGGGGACAGATGCCCCCTGAAGAAGCAGGAACTGTCATCGATTTTGTTAACCAGGTAGAAAATGAATTAACTGTCGAGGTCGCTGAGCAAACTGAGCTTGAAGCGGCTGGTTTACTAAAGTGGATGGATGAGGAAGTCGATCAAGCTTACTTAGACCATCTAAAAACCGTTAGTGTGAATGCAAACGTGACAGAGTCTGCTGGTGATTTTAGCGTTGTTTTCACCCCTTTGCACGGAACTGCTAAAATGCTTGTTGAGAAGGGGCTTAAGCAAATCGGCTTGATCCAAGTCCATACAGTTGCCAAGCAAGCAGAACCAGATCCTGAATTTTCAACAGTAGCCTCCCCGAACCCAGAGGAGCATCAAGCATTTGAAATGGCCATTGAGAAAGGGAAGCAACTCAATGCAGATGTGTTGATCGCAACCGACCCTGATGCCGACCGTCTGGGGATAGCCGTTCCAGATGATGATGGGGAGTATCAAGTATTAACAGGAAACCAAACAGGTGCACTTATGCTTGATTATTTGCTATCACAAAGCCCAAGTCTCCCAGACAATGGAATCATGATTAAAACAATCGTAACCTCGGAGTTTGGCCGTGTGATCGCCAATCATTACGGTGTAAGTTCACTAGATACATTAACAGGATTTAAATTTATTGGGGAAAAAATTAAAGAATACGAAGAGACAGGCCAACATACCTTCCTGTTTGGCTATGAAGAAAGCTATGGCTATTTAGTGAAGGATTTTGCACGTGATAAGGATGCTGTTCAAGCAGCGGTGCTTTCAGCAGAAGTTGCGGCATATTGGAAATCTAAAGGTAAGACGTTGCTTCAAGCTCTAGACGAACTGTATGAAAAACATGGATATTTCCTTGAAGATCTGCAGTCCTTAAAAATGGAAGGGAAATCGGGCTCAGAACAAATCCAGTCGATTATGGATGATTTCCGTGCGAATCCTTTGAAGGAAGCCGGCGGACTTAAGGTTGAAGCTGTTGAAGACTACACTACATCTGAAAGAATGAAAGCGGATGGCAAGGTCGAAACGATGGAGCTGCCGAAAGCCAATGTTCTGAAATTCATTCTAGAAGATGATTGCTGGTTCTGCCTGCGTCCATCAGGTACCGAGCCGAAAATTAAGTTTTATTATGGTGTAAAGACAGACTCTCGAGAAGCGAGCAATGAGTTGCTTCAAGCTGTTAAAACGTCTGTTAATGAACAAATTCAGCAAAACATTTGA
- a CDS encoding VanZ family protein has translation MKKLVYWIPSIVWMGVIFYSSSTPYQEQDVKPFLSDWFELSGLAPLFAGISFTYHHSEVSVATLGIAGFIEFFIRKGAHVTVYLLLTLLIFYALHRTTNRNYQSIMLISWIATVLYAITDELHQGITPNRTPYVGDVMLDALGGLIATLLISVVYFIRRRNDARL, from the coding sequence ATGAAAAAACTCGTATATTGGATCCCTTCCATCGTTTGGATGGGTGTTATTTTTTATTCATCATCTACACCTTATCAGGAGCAAGATGTAAAGCCGTTCCTTAGTGACTGGTTTGAGCTCTCAGGACTTGCCCCTCTGTTTGCTGGAATTTCTTTTACTTATCATCATAGTGAGGTAAGCGTGGCAACTTTAGGTATAGCAGGTTTTATAGAATTCTTTATTAGAAAAGGTGCACATGTAACGGTTTACCTTTTGTTAACCTTACTTATCTTCTACGCGCTTCACAGGACTACGAATAGAAACTATCAATCAATCATGCTTATTTCTTGGATTGCAACAGTACTTTATGCCATAACTGATGAACTTCATCAAGGAATTACACCAAACCGTACGCCTTATGTAGGTGACGTGATGTTAGATGCTCTGGGTGGTTTGATTGCCACTTTACTAATCAGCGTTGTCTATTTTATTCGACGGCGCAATGATGCTAGATTATAA
- a CDS encoding IDEAL domain-containing protein, which produces MLNVKMLKPYYVKEDKRFIRIVLAYQYFSLFIDEELYQFIPKESREIIIDRKRKRVHNVFDIFVFQRGKRIVYVSVADLLELPDFLTHLHSITSPYYQEDVEDIIEENHDISVIIEELEKSNLQRLIDQSLDIRDQEAFTSLTETLHSEYS; this is translated from the coding sequence ATGCTAAACGTTAAAATGTTGAAGCCATATTATGTAAAAGAAGATAAGCGATTTATCCGAATTGTTTTAGCCTACCAGTATTTTTCCCTGTTTATTGATGAGGAATTGTATCAATTTATTCCTAAAGAGTCGCGTGAGATTATTATTGACCGGAAACGTAAGCGCGTTCATAATGTATTCGATATTTTTGTATTCCAGCGTGGGAAGCGTATTGTCTATGTGTCCGTAGCCGATTTATTGGAACTTCCAGATTTTCTGACCCATCTACACTCGATCACTTCACCATACTATCAAGAGGATGTGGAGGATATTATTGAGGAAAATCATGATATCTCAGTCATTATCGAGGAACTTGAGAAAAGTAACTTGCAGCGTTTAATTGATCAGTCATTGGATATTCGTGATCAAGAAGCTTTCACGAGCTTGACAGAGACGCTACATTCAGAGTATAGCTAG
- a CDS encoding homoserine dehydrogenase, whose amino-acid sequence MENTITVGLLGLGTVGSGVIEILNDHEESIQHKTGCHVTIKTVLVHDIAKPRHLPTNTTQLTDRYQDITEDPEIDVVVEVMGGIDHTLTIVLEAMEKGKHIVTANKDLIAQHGAQLFETSQRNSCDLYYEGSVAGGTPIIRPILDGLSSDRISKMMGIVNGTTNYILTKMTREGVDFDTVLKEAQDLGFAEADPSADIDGLDAARKMTILSILGFSMPFNLEDVAVKGIRGLSLSDIKYAKQLGYSIKLIGIADHNETGASVSVEPALLPVAHPLSSVHNEYNAVYVYGDAVGETMFYGPGAGKLPTATAVVSDLIAVIKNLRLGTSGSAYVQPQFPKHIKTRKDQLTKKYLRLHVMDQPGMLMELTKIFAQYGISFDQIIQRQADHNDERELMMVTHQVSEEDFDKAYNELEALSTIRSIDSVFRVEGGE is encoded by the coding sequence ATGGAGAATACCATCACAGTAGGATTATTAGGCTTAGGTACAGTGGGAAGCGGCGTCATTGAAATTCTTAACGATCATGAAGAAAGCATTCAACATAAAACAGGGTGTCATGTAACCATTAAGACCGTTCTAGTGCATGACATCGCAAAGCCTCGCCATCTTCCTACAAACACAACTCAATTAACAGATCGATATCAAGATATTACGGAAGATCCAGAGATTGATGTTGTTGTCGAAGTGATGGGAGGAATCGATCACACGTTAACGATCGTATTGGAAGCAATGGAAAAAGGAAAACATATTGTAACGGCTAATAAGGATTTGATCGCCCAACACGGGGCTCAACTTTTCGAAACGAGTCAGAGAAATAGCTGTGATTTATACTATGAAGGAAGTGTGGCAGGCGGAACCCCAATTATCCGGCCGATTTTAGATGGATTATCATCGGACCGTATTAGTAAAATGATGGGTATTGTCAACGGTACAACCAATTACATTTTGACTAAAATGACAAGGGAAGGCGTTGACTTTGATACGGTACTGAAGGAAGCACAGGACTTAGGGTTTGCTGAAGCGGATCCGTCTGCTGATATTGATGGTTTGGATGCGGCTCGTAAAATGACCATTCTATCAATCTTAGGGTTCTCCATGCCGTTTAATTTGGAAGACGTTGCCGTGAAAGGAATTCGCGGATTATCTTTATCTGATATCAAATATGCCAAGCAGTTGGGTTATTCTATTAAACTAATAGGAATTGCCGATCATAATGAGACAGGTGCTTCCGTCAGTGTGGAACCTGCTTTGCTGCCCGTCGCTCATCCACTTTCCTCTGTTCATAACGAATACAACGCAGTCTATGTGTACGGAGACGCAGTAGGTGAAACGATGTTTTACGGTCCTGGTGCTGGGAAACTTCCTACAGCAACGGCTGTCGTGTCTGATCTAATTGCCGTCATTAAAAATTTACGTTTAGGCACTTCTGGATCTGCCTACGTTCAGCCCCAGTTTCCTAAACATATCAAGACGAGAAAAGACCAGCTCACGAAAAAATATCTACGTCTGCATGTTATGGATCAACCCGGGATGCTCATGGAACTGACGAAGATTTTTGCCCAATACGGTATATCTTTTGACCAAATTATCCAACGTCAAGCGGATCACAATGATGAACGCGAGCTCATGATGGTTACACACCAGGTGAGCGAAGAAGATTTTGACAAAGCCTACAATGAACTTGAAGCACTGTCGACGATCCGTTCAATTGACAGCGTTTTTCGAGTAGAAGGAGGGGAATGA
- the thrC gene encoding threonine synthase, producing MWKGLLNRYPDLLPINERTPSLTLYEGNTPLLPIPTISKELGIEAYVKIEGANPTGSFKDRGMVLAMAKAIEEGSKAVICASTGNTSASAAAFAARAGLRCIVVIPDGKIAEGKLAQAVMYGAEIFAIKGNFDQALKMVREIADKEPITLVNSVNPYRIEGQKTAAFEVCDTLGKAPDFLSIPVGNAGNITAYWRGFKEYHERHGHQLPQMIGFEASGSAAIVRDEVVEDPETIATAIRIGNPASWQPAVAAAKESNGSINEVTDEEIVEAYQWLARTEGVFAEPASCASLAGTIKKVKDGTIPKAASVVHVLTGNGLKDPVTAIDTSQIKPTVIENDIQQFADAITGVHS from the coding sequence ATGTGGAAAGGATTATTGAATCGCTATCCAGACCTATTACCAATTAATGAAAGAACCCCAAGTTTAACTTTATATGAGGGGAACACTCCCCTCCTCCCAATTCCAACGATATCAAAGGAACTTGGTATCGAAGCTTATGTAAAAATCGAAGGAGCCAACCCGACAGGCTCATTTAAAGATAGAGGGATGGTTCTCGCGATGGCTAAGGCGATCGAAGAAGGATCAAAGGCCGTGATCTGTGCTTCAACAGGGAATACTTCAGCCTCCGCTGCCGCTTTTGCCGCCCGTGCCGGACTGCGCTGCATCGTCGTCATTCCTGATGGAAAGATTGCTGAGGGTAAGTTGGCTCAGGCGGTTATGTATGGCGCAGAGATTTTTGCAATTAAAGGGAACTTTGACCAGGCATTAAAAATGGTCCGGGAAATTGCTGACAAGGAACCGATCACTCTTGTGAACTCGGTAAATCCATATCGTATCGAAGGTCAAAAAACAGCTGCCTTTGAAGTATGTGACACGTTAGGAAAAGCACCAGACTTTCTATCCATCCCTGTAGGTAACGCCGGCAACATAACGGCTTACTGGCGTGGCTTTAAAGAGTACCATGAACGGCATGGCCATCAGCTGCCGCAAATGATTGGATTTGAGGCAAGCGGATCAGCGGCCATCGTAAGGGATGAAGTCGTTGAAGATCCAGAAACAATCGCAACCGCCATTAGAATAGGGAACCCAGCAAGCTGGCAGCCAGCTGTTGCAGCAGCCAAAGAATCAAACGGCAGCATTAATGAAGTCACAGACGAAGAAATTGTCGAGGCCTACCAGTGGCTAGCCCGAACAGAAGGCGTGTTTGCAGAGCCAGCCTCCTGTGCATCTCTAGCTGGAACAATTAAAAAGGTGAAGGATGGCACGATTCCTAAAGCGGCAAGTGTCGTACATGTGCTGACAGGAAACGGCCTAAAAGATCCTGTGACGGCGATTGATACGAGCCAAATTAAACCAACAGTCATCGAAAACGACATCCAGCAATTTGCAGATGCCATCACAGGTGTCCACTCATGA
- the thrB gene encoding homoserine kinase — MKGITIRVPATSANLGPGFDSIGIALSKYVTLECQPADQWHFSVAKRDQPFIPSGETNLIYKSALFTAFQYAIEHLPPYHVTMTNDVPVSRGLGSSSTAVVAGIELANQILDLQLSDYDKLKIGCSIEGHPDNVAPAIFGGIMVSNYDGNNLDYVHFTKGMDELSWVTVIPSYHVETEKARAVLPESMSYKSAVLASGTANVLVAALAEKNWEMVGKMMKRDQWHQPFRSELIPDFPTVSKILDEHGALGSYISGAGPTMIGLFQDLTTDQRAIILDKLQKHRVEFLTIDTTGLRTAVRLGQ, encoded by the coding sequence ATGAAAGGGATCACCATCCGAGTCCCTGCCACTTCGGCAAACCTCGGGCCTGGCTTCGATTCGATTGGTATCGCTTTATCGAAATATGTCACCCTTGAGTGTCAACCAGCTGACCAATGGCACTTTTCTGTTGCCAAAAGGGATCAGCCCTTTATCCCGAGTGGGGAAACGAATCTTATTTATAAATCCGCCTTATTCACTGCCTTTCAATACGCTATTGAACATCTGCCGCCTTATCACGTAACAATGACGAACGATGTTCCGGTTTCAAGAGGGCTCGGCAGCTCTTCGACAGCAGTTGTAGCCGGGATTGAGCTTGCTAATCAAATTCTTGACTTACAATTAAGTGATTATGACAAACTGAAAATAGGCTGCAGTATTGAAGGTCACCCAGACAATGTTGCCCCAGCCATATTCGGTGGAATCATGGTTTCCAATTATGATGGGAACAACCTTGATTACGTTCACTTTACAAAAGGGATGGACGAGCTGTCATGGGTCACTGTTATTCCAAGTTATCATGTGGAAACAGAAAAAGCGCGAGCCGTTCTGCCAGAGAGTATGAGTTACAAATCAGCCGTTCTCGCTAGTGGAACCGCAAACGTATTAGTGGCCGCTCTAGCAGAAAAAAATTGGGAGATGGTCGGTAAAATGATGAAGCGTGATCAATGGCATCAACCTTTCCGCTCTGAACTCATTCCCGACTTTCCAACGGTTTCTAAGATTCTGGACGAACATGGTGCGCTCGGGAGTTACATTAGCGGGGCTGGTCCAACAATGATCGGCTTATTTCAAGACCTGACAACCGATCAAAGAGCCATTATCTTGGACAAGCTTCAAAAACATAGAGTAGAATTTTTAACGATAGATACAACCGGATTAAGAACAGCCGTACGTCTAGGCCAGTGA
- a CDS encoding AEC family transporter, with protein MTIFFQVVLPVVLVFLAGFVLQKFMRLEIKSLSTVVLYIMLPCLVFETFYQAEFNNEYIMMLVFSVLLLFSILLINKVVAKVVKFDTSIESGMILSTAFMNAGNYGAPIVLFAFGEAGFVYSVSFMVLQQIVMNFFGVYYAAKGAAGVRMAISTVLKMPPTYAVIIALIMKFLPITISENLMSSVSLVGNATIPTVMILLGMQLANITVKSLDWGKISYAATLRLVGSPLIAWGLTVLLPMSDLMANVLIISAAMPSAATTTMYAVQFDSKPDLVSSITLITTIISVVTIPLVLNILT; from the coding sequence ATGACAATATTCTTCCAGGTCGTATTGCCCGTTGTCCTTGTTTTTCTAGCAGGGTTTGTCCTGCAAAAGTTTATGCGGCTTGAAATTAAATCATTATCAACGGTAGTTTTATACATCATGCTTCCATGTCTTGTATTTGAGACGTTTTATCAGGCGGAGTTTAACAACGAGTATATTATGATGTTAGTGTTTTCGGTACTGTTACTATTCAGTATTCTATTGATTAATAAGGTTGTAGCCAAGGTGGTGAAATTTGATACTTCGATAGAAAGCGGCATGATTTTATCAACAGCCTTCATGAACGCGGGAAATTACGGTGCGCCTATTGTCCTGTTTGCCTTTGGAGAGGCAGGGTTCGTCTACTCTGTATCCTTCATGGTGCTGCAACAAATTGTGATGAATTTCTTTGGGGTATATTATGCGGCAAAAGGAGCGGCAGGGGTGAGGATGGCGATCTCTACGGTACTGAAAATGCCACCAACCTATGCGGTTATTATTGCATTAATCATGAAATTTTTACCTATTACTATTTCAGAGAATCTGATGTCAAGCGTGTCCCTTGTAGGGAACGCAACGATCCCGACGGTAATGATTTTGTTAGGAATGCAGCTTGCTAATATTACGGTGAAAAGCTTGGATTGGGGTAAAATCTCTTATGCTGCTACACTGAGGTTAGTGGGTTCTCCCTTAATTGCGTGGGGCTTGACGGTCTTGCTTCCAATGAGTGATTTAATGGCAAATGTGTTGATTATTTCAGCAGCTATGCCTTCAGCTGCAACAACGACGATGTATGCTGTTCAGTTTGACTCTAAACCTGATCTCGTCTCAAGTATTACATTAATCACCACCATCATCAGCGTTGTCACCATACCGCTTGTCCTAAACATCCTAACATAA